One window of Campylobacter sp. RM12651 genomic DNA carries:
- a CDS encoding glutamate-5-semialdehyde dehydrogenase, with the protein MIDILCKNAKNAKTKLAKLNSSIKKEVLNSCADEILANIDGLLKANLKDINDNSNLKSAFVDRLRLNENRINNMISTLRNVALLDDVVGRVVFGKTLENGLKMQQIKVPLGVVAIIFESRPNVCVDAFALCFKSSNVVILRGGKEALNTNLFLVSIFQKVLKRFDLDENFVQIVSDTNRDLVKELLRANDYIDVVIPRGSASLINEIKNNSLIPCIQTGVGNCHIYVDYNAKIDDAINIINNAKTQRPGVCNSVETLLINKNIASEILPLLESKMPNVELRVCAKCEKFLKNYKKANDSDWEEEFEDLILAIKIVDDINEAILHIQKYSTNHSEAIISQDYTNINKFLDEIDSAVLYVNASTRFSDGAEFGYAAEIGISTQKLHARGPMGLNELTTTKYQIIGNAHIRK; encoded by the coding sequence ATGATTGATATTTTATGCAAGAATGCAAAAAATGCAAAGACTAAATTAGCTAAGCTTAATTCAAGTATTAAAAAAGAAGTTTTAAATTCTTGTGCTGATGAAATACTTGCAAATATTGATGGTTTATTAAAAGCAAACCTTAAAGATATTAATGATAATTCAAATCTAAAAAGTGCTTTTGTAGATAGGTTAAGACTTAATGAAAATAGAATAAATAATATGATAAGCACTTTAAGAAATGTCGCTTTACTTGATGATGTAGTGGGTAGGGTGGTATTTGGAAAGACTCTAGAAAATGGTCTAAAAATGCAGCAAATTAAGGTGCCTTTAGGAGTAGTTGCTATTATTTTTGAATCTCGTCCTAATGTTTGCGTAGATGCTTTTGCACTATGTTTTAAGAGTTCTAATGTAGTGATTTTAAGGGGTGGAAAGGAAGCTTTAAATACTAATTTATTTTTAGTTTCAATTTTTCAAAAGGTATTAAAAAGATTTGATTTAGATGAGAATTTCGTTCAGATTGTAAGTGATACTAACAGGGATTTAGTAAAAGAGCTTTTAAGGGCGAATGATTATATAGATGTTGTAATTCCAAGGGGTAGTGCTAGTTTGATTAATGAAATTAAAAATAATAGTCTAATTCCTTGTATTCAAACAGGAGTAGGGAATTGCCATATTTATGTTGATTATAATGCGAAAATAGATGATGCTATAAATATTATAAATAATGCTAAAACGCAAAGACCAGGGGTATGTAATAGTGTAGAGACTTTACTCATTAATAAAAATATAGCTAGCGAAATTTTGCCTTTATTAGAAAGCAAAATGCCTAATGTAGAGCTTAGGGTTTGTGCTAAGTGTGAGAAATTTTTAAAAAATTATAAAAAGGCAAATGATAGTGATTGGGAAGAAGAATTTGAAGATTTAATACTAGCTATTAAAATCGTAGATGATATTAATGAAGCTATACTTCACATTCAAAAATACAGCACAAATCATTCAGAAGCGATAATTTCTCAAGATTATACTAATATTAATAAGTTCTTAGATGAGATTGATTCAGCAGTTTTATATGTAAATGCTAGCACTAGATTTAGCGATGGTGCGGAATTTGGCTATGCGGCTGAAATAGGAATAAGCACTCAAAAACTTCACGCAAGAGGTCCTATGGGATTAAATGAATTAACAACTACAAAATATCAAATCATAGGAAACGCCCATATTAGAAAATAA
- the proB gene encoding glutamate 5-kinase codes for MNENLKINLKDSKRIVIKVGTSTLTYENGNLNLGLINKLAWVLADLKNQGKEVVLVTSGAIGVGSKKLGFKQRPTITMEKQAAAAIGQAELMHIYQNAFANFSSFVAQVLLTKDDFEIEQRKQNTENTLNTLLKYEIIPIINANDTISTYEIEFSDNDSLSASVACLIKADLLIILSDIDAFYTSNPKNNPNAKRISYVEKITDEIMQMGGDKGSEFSIGGMKTKLQAASNCAKNGVRMAILNGSNPMNISELISGADIGTIFDKE; via the coding sequence ATGAATGAGAATTTAAAAATTAATTTAAAAGATAGCAAAAGAATTGTAATCAAAGTTGGCACATCAACTCTAACTTATGAAAATGGTAATTTAAACTTAGGATTAATTAATAAGTTAGCTTGGGTTTTAGCTGATTTGAAAAATCAAGGAAAAGAAGTTGTATTGGTTACTTCAGGTGCGATTGGGGTTGGCTCAAAAAAACTTGGCTTTAAGCAAAGACCTACAATTACTATGGAAAAACAAGCAGCAGCAGCAATAGGTCAAGCAGAGCTTATGCATATTTATCAAAACGCATTTGCTAATTTTAGTTCATTTGTAGCACAAGTTTTACTAACTAAAGATGATTTTGAAATAGAACAAAGAAAACAAAATACTGAAAATACTTTAAATACTTTATTAAAATACGAAATTATCCCGATAATTAATGCTAATGATACTATTTCAACTTATGAGATTGAATTTAGTGATAATGATAGCCTTTCAGCTAGTGTTGCTTGTTTAATCAAGGCTGATTTGCTAATAATTTTAAGTGATATAGACGCATTTTATACATCAAATCCTAAGAACAATCCTAATGCAAAAAGAATTTCTTATGTAGAAAAAATCACAGATGAGATTATGCAAATGGGCGGAGATAAAGGTAGTGAGTTTAGTATAGGTGGTATGAAGACAAAATTACAAGCTGCAAGTAATTGTGCTAAAAATGGTGTAAGAATGGCTATTTTAAATGGCTCTAATCCTATGAATATTAGCGAGTTAATTAGTGGTGCTGATATAGGGACTATTTTTGATAAGGAGTAA
- a CDS encoding lactate utilization protein C, with protein MNKRIEEISNRSRNQILNAIECGVRHELNDKSIDPSVHIKQSDNPLEETKTKMSENKFEVHEVSGLENVYDEINKITSSYGYSSLIYPKSLSADVEKINASKKVCFDKSVEELRSEVFHSDFSVIDVEFAISSHGVACVKSSANQPRMLSLAPMLCIMLLDKTKIEPSLASGLARIKAENEILPTNILYIAGPSRTSDIELVTVFGVHGSQKVHIIFY; from the coding sequence ATGAATAAGAGAATTGAAGAGATAAGCAATCGCTCAAGAAATCAGATTTTAAACGCAATTGAATGTGGTGTAAGACATGAGTTAAATGATAAAAGTATAGACCCAAGTGTGCATATAAAACAAAGCGATAATCCTTTAGAAGAAACTAAAACCAAAATGAGTGAAAACAAATTTGAAGTTCATGAAGTTAGTGGCTTAGAGAATGTTTATGATGAAATAAACAAAATCACAAGCTCTTATGGATATTCATCTTTAATTTATCCAAAAAGCCTAAGTGCTGATGTAGAAAAAATAAATGCAAGTAAAAAAGTTTGTTTTGATAAAAGCGTAGAAGAATTAAGAAGTGAAGTTTTTCATAGTGATTTTTCAGTGATTGATGTAGAATTTGCTATTAGCTCACATGGGGTTGCTTGTGTAAAATCAAGTGCAAATCAACCAAGAATGTTAAGCCTTGCTCCAATGCTTTGCATTATGCTACTTGATAAAACAAAAATTGAGCCTTCACTTGCTAGTGGTCTTGCTAGAATAAAGGCTGAAAATGAGATTTTACCTACTAATATTTTATATATTGCAGGTCCTAGTAGAACATCTGATATTGAGCTTGTAACCGTTTTTGGAGTTCATGGAAGTCAAAAAGTTCATATAATATTTTACTAA
- a CDS encoding LutB/LldF family L-lactate oxidation iron-sulfur protein yields MKNHSELIKTKLADKQMRENVSSAMHALQDRRKNLINAKFQDWQGLRTKAQKAKNNALYTLKDRVLEFEKNATKNGMKVHFANTKEDACEIIYELMMEKKISKVLKGKSMASEEIGLNHYLEHKGLNAIETDLGELILQLGNETPVHIVVPAIHKNRYEIGELFSEKLGVAKESEPEKLNAIARTHLRNEFEGLEMGISGVNFAISSEGAIWLIENEGNGRMCTTAPTIHVAICGIEKIVESFTDAATTDTLLTPSATGQFIPAYNNIITGPRKADELDGPKEVHIILFNNHRTNILSNEDYYEALRCIRCGACMNFCPVYDKIGGHSYDAVYPGPIGEVISPQLFGMKEHGDILSLCSLCGRCSEVCPVKIPLDSMIRKLRRDKIGEAGDNAPLGANELEHSAMESYGFAKFADIATSPKMWRVAIGNASKFNWLLQSLGTSLPVLKNWATYKDLPELKGNIYKELENLEGVSYE; encoded by the coding sequence ATGAAAAATCATAGTGAATTAATTAAAACTAAATTAGCTGATAAACAAATGAGAGAAAATGTAAGCTCTGCAATGCACGCCTTACAAGATAGAAGAAAAAACCTAATAAATGCAAAATTTCAAGATTGGCAAGGGCTTAGAACAAAAGCACAAAAAGCTAAAAATAATGCTTTATATACCTTAAAAGATAGGGTATTAGAATTTGAAAAAAATGCCACAAAAAATGGAATGAAAGTGCATTTTGCAAATACTAAAGAAGATGCTTGTGAGATAATTTATGAGCTAATGATGGAAAAGAAAATCAGTAAAGTCTTAAAAGGCAAATCAATGGCTAGTGAAGAAATAGGCTTAAATCACTATTTAGAACACAAAGGCTTAAATGCAATTGAGACTGATTTAGGAGAGCTGATTTTACAATTAGGTAATGAAACTCCTGTTCATATAGTTGTTCCTGCAATTCATAAAAATCGTTATGAAATAGGAGAATTATTTAGCGAAAAATTAGGCGTAGCTAAAGAAAGTGAGCCTGAAAAATTAAATGCAATTGCTAGAACTCATTTAAGAAATGAATTTGAAGGTTTAGAGATGGGAATTAGCGGGGTAAATTTTGCAATTTCAAGTGAAGGTGCTATTTGGCTGATTGAAAACGAAGGCAATGGTAGAATGTGTACAACTGCTCCAACTATTCATGTAGCAATTTGTGGAATTGAAAAAATAGTAGAGAGTTTTACTGATGCAGCTACAACTGATACATTATTAACTCCATCTGCTACAGGACAATTTATCCCTGCGTATAATAATATTATTACAGGCCCTAGAAAAGCTGATGAGCTAGATGGTCCTAAAGAAGTGCATATAATATTATTTAACAACCATAGAACAAATATTTTAAGTAACGAAGATTATTATGAAGCATTACGCTGCATTAGATGTGGTGCTTGTATGAACTTTTGTCCTGTATATGATAAAATCGGCGGTCATAGTTATGATGCTGTTTATCCTGGGCCAATTGGAGAAGTTATATCTCCGCAATTATTCGGTATGAAAGAGCATGGAGATATTTTAAGTTTATGTTCTTTATGTGGTCGTTGCTCTGAAGTTTGCCCTGTAAAAATCCCACTTGATAGTATGATTAGAAAATTACGCCGTGATAAGATAGGCGAAGCTGGGGACAATGCTCCACTAGGTGCAAATGAATTAGAGCATAGTGCAATGGAAAGCTATGGATTTGCTAAGTTTGCTGATATTGCTACAAGTCCAAAAATGTGGAGAGTTGCTATTGGTAACGCAAGTAAGTTTAACTGGCTATTACAAAGTCTAGGAACAAGCCTACCTGTGCTTAAAAATTGGGCTACTTATAAAGACTTACCTGAACTTAAAGGAAATATTTATAAAGAATTAGAAAACTTAGAAGGAGTTTCTTATGAATAA
- a CDS encoding (Fe-S)-binding protein, with amino-acid sequence MQKKVYFYATCLASAAMQNTILNSIKLLRSAGVEVIFKKDQTCCGQPSYNTGYFKDTKKVALYNAELFSEDLPVVIPSGSCGGMMSHDYVELFKDDANYEKIKKFSSKVIELSQYLEQIGFKIEDKGEPIKVTWHSNCHALRVQKSIEASKNLLRSLKNVELVELKYEEECCGFGGTFSVKEPEISNAMATAKVNDIVESGAKVIISADGGCLLNIRGTIAKMGLDIKTYHLYDFLAARMQGEKI; translated from the coding sequence ATGCAAAAAAAAGTATATTTTTATGCGACCTGTCTAGCAAGTGCTGCTATGCAGAATACTATTTTAAACTCTATTAAGCTTTTAAGAAGTGCTGGAGTTGAAGTGATTTTTAAAAAAGATCAAACCTGTTGCGGTCAGCCAAGTTATAACACAGGATATTTTAAAGATACTAAAAAAGTAGCTTTATATAATGCCGAATTATTTAGTGAAGATTTACCAGTAGTAATTCCTAGTGGAAGTTGCGGTGGTATGATGAGCCATGATTATGTTGAGCTTTTTAAAGATGACGCAAATTATGAAAAAATTAAAAAATTTAGCTCAAAAGTAATAGAACTTAGTCAATATTTAGAACAAATCGGATTTAAGATAGAAGATAAAGGAGAGCCTATTAAGGTTACTTGGCATAGCAATTGCCATGCTTTAAGAGTGCAAAAAAGCATTGAAGCTTCTAAAAATTTATTAAGAAGTCTTAAAAATGTTGAATTAGTTGAGCTTAAATATGAAGAAGAATGTTGCGGATTTGGTGGGACTTTTAGTGTAAAAGAGCCTGAAATCTCAAACGCTATGGCAACTGCAAAAGTAAATGATATAGTTGAAAGTGGAGCAAAGGTTATAATTTCAGCTGATGGTGGGTGTTTATTAAACATTCGTGGAACTATTGCAAAAATGGGTCTTGATATCAAAACTTATCATTTATATGACTTTTTAGCTGCTAGAATGCAAGGAGAAAAGATATGA
- a CDS encoding rhomboid family intramembrane serine protease: protein MVFYAIIFLNVLIYLLEFLFGKSVFINNFALYYGSDFYTFFTYSFLHGDFEHIFMNMVMLFMLSQILRFLNIKHLLIVYFVGAIISSLGYYYLMINMGYYNFILLGASGAISALMGYAAIILRQNGFLIAIVVTSIISAVIFQNIAWQAHIFGAIFGIIYAYGIYFFKEIE from the coding sequence ATGGTTTTTTATGCGATTATTTTTTTAAATGTGTTGATTTATTTACTTGAATTTTTATTTGGTAAATCTGTATTTATAAATAACTTTGCACTTTATTATGGAAGTGATTTTTATACATTTTTTACCTACTCGTTTTTGCACGGAGATTTTGAGCATATTTTTATGAATATGGTAATGCTTTTTATGCTATCTCAAATTCTTAGATTTTTAAATATCAAACACTTACTAATTGTATATTTTGTAGGTGCAATTATTTCATCTTTGGGGTATTATTATTTAATGATAAATATGGGATATTATAATTTCATTTTACTTGGAGCTAGTGGAGCTATTAGTGCTTTGATGGGTTATGCTGCAATTATTTTAAGACAAAATGGATTTTTAATAGCTATTGTAGTAACTAGTATAATTTCTGCTGTGATTTTTCAAAATATTGCTTGGCAGGCTCATATTTTTGGTGCTATTTTTGGCATAATCTATGCTTATGGAATTTATTTTTTTAAGGAGATAGAATGA